The genomic segment CTATAAGATATTATCACGATCTGCCTGAATCAACATTATCGAGGATTGTGCACAGTGTTCATGCGGCTGAGGGCGTTCCCTGTTTCAGCGGGAGTTGCAGCGAAGTGTACCTGGAGAAGGCATTTGAAGGTGATGGTTTGAGGCCGGTTACACGTCTGCCGGTGGCAAAAGAGCTGGGTGACACCAGCCTGATGTTTCTGGTTCATCCCACCTTGACGAACAAAGATATGGACACCGTGGCCAAGGCCGTCTCCAAGGTCATGGCCGAAGCCGTCGGTTAAAAATGTGAGTATTACCGATTTCAGGTCAAACCTGTTTTCGGTAATTCAAGAAATGCTGTTCTAACAGGATTGACATGATTATGAGGATGGATATATGTTGTGCCCGCCGGCCGGGTGCCGCCGGGTAAACTTCATGGCCTGTGGCCAAATTGAAGCTATCTGTTCAGGATGTCATGGGTGCCGATTGCCCGGAAGATCGCATGTGTCTCAGACATTTGGAAGGTAAAACGATACTTCATGGTTATTGATCCTTCCCAGCGGTCTTGGGTTCCC from the Desulfobacterales bacterium genome contains:
- a CDS encoding aminotransferase, yielding IRYYHDLPESTLSRIVHSVHAAEGVPCFSGSCSEVYLEKAFEGDGLRPVTRLPVAKELGDTSLMFLVHPTLTNKDMDTVAKAVSKVMAEAVG